A segment of the Macrobrachium nipponense isolate FS-2020 chromosome 1, ASM1510439v2, whole genome shotgun sequence genome:
TAAAAACGAATTCTGGTTGTCTTGATTATTCTGATGAGTGTTGTAATACATGTCGTAGTCCTCCTCCGAGAAGGTTTGAACGCGGTCAGCGTGAGGGCGGTGGTCCTCGGTCGAATGAACTTCCTCATATGACTCCGGCGGGGTACTCAGGATGATTGTCTCTCCTCCACTGTTGAGGAAATGGTTGGGCCTTTTATTCCCTCTGCGTTTCTTGTATGCTGGTCTAGGCATTGCATAGAGGTGATGGGGCTTGTCTTCCCCGATTGCCTGAGCATCATCGTCGTATTCCTCCTGGGAGGAGCCGTAGGGCCAGGCGGGACGTCTGGAGATGTTgttgatatgatgatgatgaggccTCTGGAATTTGGATTCGTGAGGTGAGTGGGTAGCCACGATAGACTCCAAGTTCTCTAGAATACTGCTGTGCCAAGAATTCTGAGGTTTCTTGAACCGATTTGCTTTTCGGGGAGGCTGCTGCGATATCTGGTATACCTCTTCCTCACTGGGATCTTTGAAATACTGTTGATGTGAAGGTCTCGGCCTCTTACCGGGATGACCCTCATACTCGACCTGATCGTCATAATCTTTGACATGAGTATAAAGCCTCTCGGGATGAAAGAGATGCGGTCGCTCCGTGACCCCCGGGTACCGTCCGTACTGAGGGGTCACCGTCGTCGGGTACGTGGGAGCCGTCGGTGCCGGAGTGGTCGCTTGCGTCGTTCTTTCATTCACGGCTCCCACGAGGTCGTCCGGGATCTGGATGGGGAGCATCTGCCAGGCGGAGGCGTCGATCTCGTGGTCTTTGCTCGATTCCCCGTAGTAGAAGCCGTAGGATGCTGGCGTCGAGGTTACCGTTCGAGGAACTGCGGGCCTGTAGGGCTTGGCTGACGGGCGCCAGTACTCGTAAGGGAAGTCCGTTTGTACTACCAGGTGCTTTGATCCAGGTACTCGGGTGGGGTGGTGCTGGGGCTCGCATATCGTAGTCTGCAgcatcatcagcagcagcagcgataAAAGAAACAGCTCCTCCCATGGGGAAAGGATGCATTTCCTTGACTCCCTGTTGACCATCTCTGAAAAGACGACgaaatattattaacaataagtaTATACTACCCATTAGTGCTACAATAATGAAAGGCGTAAACATTTAAAATGACGAAAGGCATacgtgaaagaaaaatatttacttgTCATATAAATTGTCAATCTCCTGAATAGTAGTTCCTTTCATTATTgttcactacttttttttttttagctaaccAAAATGCGTATGCTTCATAACAAACGATGACGAACAGTTTAACAAACTGATATTTTATAATGGAAAAGGGCAAGACAATATCAAAAGGCCTTTATCTGCCGACTGGTGTATGTACATCCTTTTTATCGTCGAATGCTGGATAACTTGAATTCCAAATgctacaatatatacaatatataacacTCTATGGCGTGCAACAAATGAAACAGAAACTAAAGTTAATAATGAAATAGTGATCATGTTGAGACAGCAAAGTCTCAAAAGTTATTCTTATAAATGAATGACTTATTataaacaccatatatatatatatatatatatatatatatatatatatatatatatatatatatatatatatactatatatatatatataattttttttcctgaaatttcCTTCAGCTGACACGTATCTCGATTTCAGACTATTTTGATGTTGACGCTTTCGCCACTTCAGAGCTTGAATCTCCTAAACAAAGTCTTTGTTGGGAAGAATTATATAGATCTCAGCATGAAACCTTTCTTTGTGTGCTACATCAAATGTCAGATCAaataaaaaggtatataaaaaagtGCTACCGCCTCttcatcagaataataataataataataaataataagctggtatcacgtgacgtttcgaccttctcgcaggtcatcttcggacgattCGGTTGAAGGGATGACCTGTGAGACGGTCTAAACGTCGCgagataccagctataccagcaccaatgccagccctaaaccaaagacgaccccagcccggaactgaactacgcctacggaataataataataataataataataataataataataataataataataataataataataataataataataataataataataatattgttctaaaaagggtccacaataatacaaagtgtaaaaagtccgtgtataattttgaagactttacagaaagctttcgaacccttccctgggttcatcttcagtccaaatgaacaaaaagttacgacaagtacagaggtaaatttaaaaaacaagagtcgttgaagatcgttgacaacggtcgttagctcgttaatgggccaggtgaagaaagagggtagttaacaacaactaggtgataccctctcccctatcaatccttctggctacaatcacaaaacagcgcaatagtagcacatgcattcaggaatgatcatagacccaactggaacgaggctaaaattatctttaaaagtaactatgtaaatgtcagacgactagtcgagggagctgctataagtttgggagaatcattcaaaggaaacaagtcttttgtcaacgaagacccatttgttaatttttatattactagtatgtttttaaaagattttaactgtaggacaggctctgtttttccctctcctgatgctgcctctgccttgcttcttccagtccaggtaaccactgccccgggggagtctgataatggtgcccaatctacgccattggatgaaggacttcatgtaatgttgcaacaacctgtacgaagatccaataGGATTGTAGCCAGAAGGAtagatagg
Coding sequences within it:
- the LOC135219161 gene encoding uncharacterized protein LOC135219161, producing MVNRESRKCILSPWEELFLLSLLLLMMLQTTICEPQHHPTRVPGSKHLVVQTDFPYEYWRPSAKPYRPAVPRTVTSTPASYGFYYGESSKDHEIDASAWQMLPIQIPDDLVGAVNERTTQATTPAPTAPTYPTTVTPQYGRYPGVTERPHLFHPERLYTHVKDYDDQVEYEGHPGKRPRPSHQQYFKDPSEEEVYQISQQPPRKANRFKKPQNSWHSSILENLESIVATHSPHESKFQRPHHHHINNISRRPAWPYGSSQEEYDDDAQAIGEDKPHHLYAMPRPAYKKRRGNKRPNHFLNSGGETIILSTPPESYEEVHSTEDHRPHADRVQTFSEEDYDMYYNTHQNNQDNQNSFLDNSIEFIQNQIRPLTNRRRVLLNRRRPLRRQQVQSHSTHKPEYHDPVSNDPWNAHLFFSQDHDTDHQESTHTRPAGNRFRPVTGIRPIRPNRPYGNQGFSPNSPYAQSAPLSPPGPLLQRPLNPAGGMRRPWHHSHFASDADDVESSAHDYGIVDRLTDANPLTSSVTLPGGMLVVALALALFYFNFVWYPTPVVTARLIKLISDSVPDDLLDSEKQRAIGEVYEVFRSLETEYIQDPNLWKPSCKSRLVCQVHQELPGLWQITYAYEAVVRRSLATGPQGDDDLSVFLKAAEDGSEGSNCSDLFKTCPMEPVPVRSYLQTLLGIGDSQTLPTIVFS